The sequence GTGCATGTGGGGTGAGTGGGGCTCAATAGATGTTGGCTCTAGTTGAATGAACCATGCAGGCTaggtggttcaatcgaaccaaaatTAAGTAATAGACCCACACACGCATCAATTGAATCAAGTGTGCACCTAGCCTGCCCAACACCACGACCCAAGCGATCGCTTGGGCCACGCCCAATTGAAGGCACCTGCTTGGACCACTTCCCAAGCACGTAGGCCTCACCTCGCATGGCCTTGGTGCCTAAGCGAGCACTCATGTATGTATTCACCGGATCCTACAAATGTATGTATTCCTAAAAGGCTAAAACCATGTACAATTTGCTTAAAAGAAactttcataaaataaaaatatatgttgAAGGCAAGGTTCATAATTTCATGAACCATTACTGCATTGGTCAAGGCTTCGACCAGTACCAAACCGATCCATGCTGATCTACTGACACCTGGTACACCAATATATATcgagttttgaaaaaaaaaattaaaaaagatagAAAGAAACTATCTGGTACAAAACCTATACCACCCTTTGTATGAATGGCCATCCAATCATATACCAGGTGGTACCGACCCTATAACGTGCATTTCGAACCACCAACCAATTTACCTTGGTCATATGCCAGTAACCTATTGAATCGGTAAATACCACCACTACTAAACCATACCAACCGGTACTGGAAACTCTTAATTCCTAGTATTTTACTATATGAGAGGGtaatttaaatgaaaaataaaacatgtaattttaaatAACTGAGCACAAGCAAATTGAATATCAATTTAAGTGAAGCTTACCTAGTTCAAGATCTTGGACTCCATCTTCTATGTCTCCTGCAACTACTTCACTTAGTTCATCAGCTGCTTTTGCATATCTATCCAAGAACTCTTCTTGTGTCTCTTCTAGGTCGTCGTCCTCAGAATCCTAAACAAAGAACACACATTCCCAACAGTAAGGTTCATTGCATTATCTTTAGCCTCATATAAATGTGATATGTTTGAAAAGTACATCTACAGAAAAAAGGATTTCAAGAGTATGGCTCAGCAACAAATACCAGAAAATGGGAAACTTGCAGAACACTAAAAAAACAAAATCTGAGCTAAGCATTTTAAACTATTAAAGTACTTAGCATTCATTTACCTCGTTATCACTAATCTCTTCATCTGAATATTCATCATCTATGACTTCGCTATCACTCTCTTCAGCTTCTTTCTCCTCGACTTCTTTAAGATGCAGGAATGCCTCCATCAAGGACACAAGACAATCTTGCAAAACCTTATTGCCATCCTCCAATGGGAAGGCTACAAGTCGCTCAACAAACTTTTCCAGTGTAATCACTGCATAATGTTCCAGAACAATTAACAGAAATCCTCACTGCAATTGACAAAAAATAAGTACCAGAACAATATGAGGAAAAGAAGAGCTTAAAAGGTATCTGGTGGCTTACCAGCTAACTTGATCTCAGATACTGATGAAATACCAGAATCAAAAGATCTTGATGAGACATGTGCCAACCCGCATGCAACAATCATAAAGCCATTATCCTCGTCTCGGTCTAAGACTTGCTCAACAATTTCAGGACACAATATATAGCATGATGAAATGACCAGCAACAAAGGCTTCCAAAGCCCAGTAGGCTTGTTACGCAAATCCTTAAAATGAGAAAAAGCTGCCTGTGTGAACGAAGTAATAATGGACTGCTTGACACATTGCATCTGAAATGAAAATGAAGGGACATGTAGTAATTCATGAACACATGAACAAGCCCTCCAAGTAGCAGATGGGTATGCCATAATGCCCTTGGTGACAAAAGCAGAGACACCTTCAATAATCGATTGGTCCACACCAGGAGAAACACGAGATGATATCCTTGTCAACAAGAAGTTTGTAGAATCACATCTTCTCTGTAGATTGACAGCTTCTTGAATGCAATCAAAAACTGCCAAGTCCTCCATCTCTTCCCAACCATGCCAGTCTGATATAAGGTCAGACCATAAGGCTAACAACTCTGGTATTTTCAATTCTTCAATTTCATTCTTTTTAGTAGCAGACTTCAAGATCAATCCAAGCAATGTGGAGGCATCATCTAAACATGATAGAGGTGGTGATGTACTTCTATCTGCTGAATCCTTATCAACATAATAAATACAAGAGAACAGTGAATGATGTTGACATATCGCTTCCAGAATAACATAGGTAAGTGAAGAATACAGAGACTTACAATTGACTGCACAGACACTGCCCAAGCCTGATACAACAAAGTTGCAAATGTCCTTGCAATTACTGCCTGGGCAGACTCCCACTTCCTGTCATCATGTTCCAGGGCTTCACTTGCACTAGAAGCCTCCCAGGTCTTTGTAATGGCTGCTAATGCAGCAAAACCTCGCTCAACCACCTTAAGCAAAACATtaactttatttttttgttaataataCACAGAATAAAACAAGCAACAAAGATAAGTTACATTTCATGTGAGAACAAACAACAGATGAAAGGCAgataaatttccatatttactggCTGTAATGGTTTCACAAACACTGTTGCATGTACAAACAAGAAATAGATGCATGTACCTGAGTGTCCAATTTAGCAAGTATAGCAAGAACATGACACAGAAATGCAAAGAAGAAATAAACCTTGTCATGAATTCTCTATCATACTTGTGTCTCAATTTAGCAAAGAATTACAGTATTGCAAATAAGAGTACAAAAAGATATTATTCAACAATATGGAGAGATCCTTTAAGTAAAAGTTTTTGGTATCCCGGATAAATTATTCAACAATATGGAAAGAtcgataaagatattattcatagaataaaaaCAGGATAGTTAAAATGATAGTAGACATCAAAAGTCTTATGTGATCATCGGATATCtttgagatttaaaaaaaaaattatgagacaGTTGTTAGACCAATAATGTTTAAAGAatctgagtgttggacaattaagaaacaacatatacaaaaaaaatttattgctaaaataaaaatattgagatggatgtgtggagttactaAAAAAGatagaagaaattttttttttattcatgcaCAATTACATATCGTTTCAACAGAATATATGATGAAAGAGAATCATTTAAGATAGTATGGGAATATGCTTAAGAGAACTACAGATTCAATAACCAGAAGaagtaaaataattaatgttagtagtacgaaaagagatagaggaagacctaaaaaaaattttcatagaaactataaataaaaatttaaatactctaaacttaactaaacatatgattttttacatatTTTAATGACAATAAAAAATCCATGTAGCCGATCCAAAATAATTGAGATTTAcgactttattgttgttgttgttgatataAATGAAGCAAACTTGAACAGCATAGTATTATACTAAACTATAGACATTATGGATATCACAAACCTAAATAGGGCAAGATTTAATCAACGAACTACCTGTGGCCAAGGGTCCGGAATTGGAGGTATGTGGTTGACAATTGCACCAACCACACTAGAGATGAGCATTGGAATATGAGCAGAAATTATGTTTTGTCCAGCCTCAACTGCAGTGCCTAGAAGATGAAACAGAAAAGATGACTCATTTTTTTCTCCATTAGCAATCTGGTTAACCACAACTTCCAGGACGGACAGCCAGTCAGGAGGAACATACTCATTCTGCAAAAAACAAACATAAAGAAAATTCCACATTTGTCAAATAGACAAAGATCAATAAATGGTTCTTACCTCAAGAAGCCTTATGATGGCCCCAGCAGCAGAAGCACGGACAGGATAGCAATTAATACCATTTATATCTGGCATAGTCAATGCCTTGATCAATGAATCATAAACATCTGAACTCATGGCCTACATTAAGATTGAGCCGATGTTAGAAACTGCACATCCCTCCCAGAAAAAGCATTAAGTTATTCACTGATATAATACTGATCTATTGTAGTTAGCAATGTCCTTTAACATCCTGTCTATCATGAACTCACAAAATAGTGGTTTAgtaaaaaactagacaaattttttTGATAAAGGGCAACTGCACTGTTTAAATTAATTTACTTAGTGATAACACAACTAGAATCCAAGCTTCTCAAAACTAAGCTTAAAGTTTTACAACACTCTACACTTCTCTTTTACTTGTATTAATATCAGAAGGCTAAATATTTGATTCTTATTTTGAAAAACATTCCAGTATGACCAAGATATCCAAAGTGTAAAATGTGGTTTTTTATGAGACGACCATTTCTGTTTAGCACATCAGAAAAGCTATTAATGATTTTAAAGCTTGAAGAACTGTTATAGTATGCGCACCTGAGGAAGGCAGGAAGCAAGCTCCCCAATTATCCAATTTGCTGTGGCAACCAAGTATGGAACAAATGGACATGATGAATACAATGGAAGCACACGGTTTCTAACTAAAGTAGTTGTATACTCAGAATTTCTCTCCCTCAGGAACTGTAAAAGAAACAAAATCATCCTCCAATTTCACTCTACcaagatttttttaaaactaacaGGATAAAGAAAACAGAACACATCTCACATCTGGAAGACCGCCATAAGCCATCAAAACACCATAGTAACTGCCAATATAATGAACAATTTTAACAGGAGCAGTACTACTAAAAGCACAGAATAAATCAAGTCTGGGGATGTGTTAAGAGCAATGTGGAGAGAATCTGTTGATGCATGGAGTTTAATGCAGTAGGTATTTGGTACTACAATGCCAGCCTGTCATATATACTCACTTGTGCACAATCTTTGATGAGGCCTTATCCCCATGATAGGGCATAGGAAACTTGGACAGGAATGGTATAACCAAGAGTTCCCCGATAGAGGATTCCTGTTGTTTTCCTTTGCTCTTGTCTGCTTTTTTACGTTTAGTAGTGGCAGTGGCAATACGTGGACCCTGCAAACACAATACTTGACAATTAAAAGGGATAGAAAGAAAACCAAGGGCATTagttagagagagagacagacagacagaATCAACTTGCTACTTGCTAGTATGATGTGTTTCACCTGAAGATAAACTGTACCTTCAAGTTGAGACAATAAGTTGACCAGATAGACATATACTCAAAACTGACAAGGAGACATCTTCACTAAAAGCTAAAACCACTTCAACCATATCATTGTTAAGGCTGCCTGCCAAAGTCTACACAAAACTCATGTCCCCTAATATGTAACAGTATTAAGCAATACCTGATGCAATAAAATGTAAGCCTTAACTGTCTCAGCAAATAAAACTTTACAACCTGTTTATTGATTTATTCTAATATAAGTCCGAGTTTTCTAAAGTGCATTACAATTGAATTATGATTTCTACTCCAAAATGAAATCAATGTCCATTGAGGGTGTGGTACCAGGTCATTCCTTTGCGACCAGGGAAATCAGTTACGAAAATAATCTACCTAGAGTTAAGGTTGTATACGTTGGCCTCCCTAGACCCCGATTGGtgggagcctcatggatatgcctCATTTTAATGAAAAAAGTGTCCATTGGATTGTTGGACTCTTCCTGATATTTACAGACTGTCTAGTCATTGCATACCAACTCAAATAGTCTCTACAAGGTCAAATAACCTTTTAGCTTCATGTTCTGGCTCATCATGATATCTCAGCATCCTTTTAAAAGAATGCTGAGAATTGGATTTCACAAACTGATGTATGTTATTCAGTGGAAAAGAAAACCAATTTTACTGAATTAACCACCGCTGACGATAGAAGAAATTGATTAAAACTACATACATGACCCTTCCCAAGCCCCACGCCAGCAGGAGCCTCGTGCATTATGTCACCCTCTTTTATATTGGTCAATTTCAACGACCTTAATAGGTTCAACATATTATTCAGGGAACAATATGAAGGCAAATTAGTAGTACTCAAAAGAATGTATAGGAAACAAATATGTCAAGAGTCATAACCTTCGACATTGCAATAACACTAAGTAAACTAATTGCACTTTTCCTTGCAGTAAATAAGTCTTCAGCCCATCCGGAAATTTCATCCTGTgatacaaaaattaatatggtttCATAAAGAATAAACCACAACGTATTGTCAACAATCTGTAACATTAATCATACAATATCAGAAGGGAGATTCTTCCGTATGTACTCCTCAGCATCCTCATCCCACTCTAAGATATCCTTCACAAAGAAAGCCTGATTAGAACAATTGAATGCTCAAAGTAGTTGGTGCTCTCTTGCATATTCATGTAAATCAGAAGGATATATCAAAGATATTAATTATCCAATGTTCATCAGGAAAATTTCGTGTTCAAGTCGCTTTTGATACATACAATAAGACAACAAAGGGGAAAAAAATAAAGTTGTAATCCTTAGTTCCTTACTAGTGAAAACTAGATAAAATATCATCTAGCACGCACTCGAACTTTTCACATGTCCACCGAGACTGGAAGTGACTTTTTACATGGTTGCCTCGGCTGGCAATTTTCCATCTGTATTAAAGTATTGCATTTACAGAGACTACATGGGCCAGTATGGCAAGTTGATAATGTAACTCAGTCAACAACTTTCTAGGTGTACTCAAGAAAAATTAATCAAGTAAACAAGGCTAAAACCAAAAGACTCAAAAGGATGACACATTTTTTTATATGCAAAACTTCAAAACTCCCTAAATCATTTGTAATATGTGCCTGAGACCTGTAGTGAACATGTAAATAACTCTGATCACAATTATGAGTTTAGGCTTGACAATATGTCGGACCACCATAACCAACAGTCAGTCAACTTGATAAACAAAGTTTAAAATAGTTACAAACATAAAAAATATGCATCCTCAATATGACATACAAAAGCCTGCTCACATGCAAACCCAActaaatttcatagttaacaGTATGAAGGAAACAATGTAGAGCATGTATTATCACAGTATACACAATGCCATATCATTGGTGATAATGAACTACCTTTTGATTCAAAACCAGCGCTGGGAAGATTGCATTATCAAGCAGTGAAGAAAAATGGGGTGAAACAACTCTCCATCCCTGTAAAAAAGTTtccaaaaacaaataaaaactttgAAAAGGTGTATAAGGTTTATGTAACATATGAACAGTGTTTTGTACCACCCTTTCTACAGGTTCCTATAGTAAGCCACCATATCTTGTTAAAACAAAAAGGACTAGCACATTTTAAAATATGGTTTCAATACTTTACAGTAAGCATTACTAAACCGCGGCACAATAAATTATCATCTATGATTTCACCACTTAACAAACAAAAACAGTTGACCACACTTAACCCACCCTCTTGTAAAAGTTCAAATCAGAAGAAGGAAATATTAAGAACTTACAGGGCCTGATTCTAATATATATGAGATGACATCAAATGCCAAGGAGATAATCCGCTCTGAGATACAATCCAAATTCTGCATGACCTTCACTGTTTTAGAACTCTATGAGAAGAAAAGATGCACAAActaattaaacaaaaaaattatttccaTAATATGATGGTACATTAGCAACAATAAACTAAACCCCTAAACCGAAAATTCTGCAGGCTTATTTTATGTAGGGAACTTTCATGCATGCAATGCTCATTTCTAGAGGATAAAGCAATAGATTTGTGAAATAGTTAACAAATCAGAGAGTGCAATGAATTAACAAAGAATGAACAAGTTTATGAAAACAACTTACACATATGTTACCACTCTGCTTAGCTATTTTGAATGCACAATCTACTACACTAGGTATCAGCCTGAGAAAGAAATCAAGGTCAATAATATGTTGTTGCATAAACAAAATTATGAGTAAATGAGAGGTTACCTGTCAACGTGTTTCCGATGACGTGTCACCAAAGCAGAAAAAATTATCAAACCTCTCTTTGCAATCTTCAGTCTTAGCAGAGATCCATCATCAGAAGCACCATCTAAACTCAATGAATCCAGTATCCGAAACAAGTCATGACAAAAAGAAGGTAAAATGGGGCCCAATGCAGATGGCATATATGACCTTACCTGTTAAAaccaaatattttaaattttcgagaagCATAAAGATCATAACAATATAATAGTAAAGTTGAATACAAAATTCTGttaaattacaaaaacttgttgaGATGAGGAAAACAAGACCAAGGTCTTTATACAGATCCATCAGAAAGAAATTGACCTGGAATTGAATTTATCATCCATCATGCTACTGCATGAAATTATATAGTCTTTAACATCTATGATGTCCAATTTGGGAAAAAACTAAAACAGATAAGGAGTTTGTTAATTGCATGTTTGACCCTAAATAAGCTGCATAGTATGCTAATTTACATAGAGAAGTATCAAACAGCTCTGGCCACCTTCTTCAAGTCATATTTACATGCTGAAATATCATAGAACAATGGTATCAAGCAGCTTTCTCTGCCTTATTCAATCATTCTTATGTTTTCCAATATCAAAGACTAGTGCTTCTCAAGATGTTATCTGATCTGGTACATGtacaattattatttatttgatatcatCAGCAGATCATCAGCAGCAGGTGCCATATTAAATCAGCAGGATCAAGATGTTAAAAGAATCACATAGTTAATAACATCGGACCAGATAATGAAGGTATGGCTAAAACAGATCATCATGATTTCAACATGTTACTCAATTattcaagaaggaattatttaaaaaagattaATTGATTATCGAGGGCATATGCATCTGATATTTTGTAGACTGCCAATATGGCCCTTCAACTAAAAAAAAGAAATCTATAGGATGACCATATGATCAATCATAACTCATGTATCAGAATATACGATGGTGAATCACATCCAGATATGTAGATATCATAAAACTACAATATTGAAAAGATAAATTCCATGAcaataaaattttcaataaactatGATTATAGCCTAAAAAAATTAGACTAATCTccactttaaaaaaaaaagatgattccaGAACATAGGTGGTCTGCAAATATATAGAACACCTTACAGTTCTTCAACAAAAAAAACCTATGTCAAGTTCAAGCTAacaaattaaacaaaaatataggaAGGCAAAAGAAAGCCTAGGTCACAAAGAAGGTATCATGACCACTCCCAGAACTGCTGAATAAACTAGAGATGCAGCCACCCTTGCCAGTCCTAGCTGTCTCCAGGCTGATAGGTGGACGTGTAGCAGCATCCAGACGGAAacagtaagatatgacatgtggccATCTGAGTCATTGAACCTTGACATTGTCCTTCAACAAAAATGTGAAGGAGCAACGTAGGTACCCCCAGAAGTTGCGACTAAAGAGTTGGGTACATGATTGCTCTAAATAAACTTGATTTACAATAACTATGGTGTAACAAATCTAACAATCAATAAGCCCTACTAGTTATAAGATAGATACACAATACATAAGTTGCAAAATCATGCTCAATATCTAATATCAGCTGTTATCCAGGAAAACAAATGTCAGCATGTTACGATTATGAACCTTGTACTATCATAAAAAAATGTAGGTCAAAGTAGATCAGCATGTTAATAAAAACTTACACTAAAATACATGCATTTGCATATAATAAGAATGATTTCCTCAAGCTTGCTTTGTACTTGATCTTGAAATGGATCTTGAAATGATAACGTCTGTAATAAAAACAGGATGCATATCAGCATCAACAGAGCTAAGTGAATAAGTAGAAAATTGCTGATAAATAATAACAGTACAACCTTATTAACAAAGTCATGAAATGTTGCTTGTAAAGGCACAAGTATTTCCTGTGCTATTATCTCCAACTGCACTGGTACAGATTCATTTcgaacttttggattcaaaaagtACTGTGACAAAAACAAGTAATCAATCAGAGTCATCAGGAACATAACTTAGGAAGAAGATAATTGCTAGATCTTTTAACTCAATTGTCAGTCATCTTGGACAGTCACTGTCACTAGCTCACCTAATGACACTAAAAGAGACAAATACATCTGATTAACCCACAATACACCAAATAATTAAATAAACAGTAAATCCATCTCACGGAGAAGAACATTACATGGGCACTAATATGGGTCAGTAAGCAAGAAATTGCAGAGGCTATTAGTTACTGAATGCAAATTTATCATGACAATTACTCCGTCTAAGTTTTCAAAGATGCAAAAGTTGAACACTTAATGACCGTCTGAATAATGTCATAATTTTGCAGTTACTATCATGTTTCAACTCTATGCTTACAAAGTAGAGAAAAGCGAATTCTTCAAGCTTTGGAGTTAGGAGATCAATGACTGCCTTTTCGACTGAGCATGTGCTATGAACCCATGAACGAAATTGTTCCTTTAATGTCCTTTAATGTGATatcatgcatccacttcccaaagAATTCAACAGATTCACATGAAAGTAGCACAGTATCCAGAATCTGATTTACAATGGGCTCTTGTGCATAGTCATCAATAGGCTCTCAGAAGCAACTAACTTCAGATTAACAGAGCAAAGAAACTCCATCCAAGAAGCATCTATAACCACTTTTAAAGAATTACAACAGATTCACATGAAAGCAACTCAGTGTCCAGACTCTGGTTCATAGCGTGTTCTTTGTGCATCATCATTGTATGCTTCAGCGAGCAACTAAATTGAGATTGACAGAACAAAGGTACTCATCATCTGAAAAGAATCTAGAACTACTATTACATGGAGAACTTCTGTTGAATGTACAGAAGATACCTGGAATGGTCTTAGGATTGTTTGAAGCACTGTAAGTGCATTAAGGGTACTCCATTGAGCATTTTTATCTTGGATGATAAGATTGCTTCTTTGGATTACCGATGTTAGCTCGGGAACAAGTTCAGGCCAAGTATTCTCCTTCACAAAGTTTTTCACCACAATCAGACGAAACTGCATGACACAGAAAATTTATGTACATGAACACGCCAGCACGTATAACATGATTGAAATTAGCTTCAATTCATAAtgatgttgaaatttactaatttAGATAAGGTATGCGAGTGTGAGCCAAATAAAACATGATAAGCAGTATGTAAATTTCAACTTTACAATAAACTGAGGCATGTCACTAGATAACGATGGTAAAGAGACTTCTAATTATTTTGTTATGTGTTACCGGAGAATATTGGATATTCTTTCACCCACTTGTACAAGGCAGCTTGTCAAAATACTAATGGACAAAACAGTTAATCCACAATGAATTGTAATGTCATAACAAAGAGTAGACAAAATCCCAAAAGAGCTGAGAGCATGATAGTGCAACAACTTATCTTAGAGATAATTTACATGAAAACAAC comes from Musa acuminata AAA Group cultivar baxijiao chromosome BXJ3-3, Cavendish_Baxijiao_AAA, whole genome shotgun sequence and encodes:
- the LOC135633656 gene encoding uncharacterized protein LOC135633656 isoform X1 — translated: MDTLIPEICRLLNDTLSPEKAVLASATDGLDRLSRFPHFPLSLLAVATGGDSQGLRLAAAAYLKNFVRSCMDDDPQSLELQRFRNQLAQALLQAEPAVLKVLVEVFRLIVVKNFVKENTWPELVPELTSVIQRSNLIIQDKNAQWSTLNALTVLQTILRPFQYFLNPKVRNESVPVQLEIIAQEILVPLQATFHDFVNKTLSFQDPFQDQVQSKLEEIILIICKCMYFSVRSYMPSALGPILPSFCHDLFRILDSLSLDGASDDGSLLRLKIAKRGLIIFSALVTRHRKHVDRLIPSVVDCAFKIAKQSGNICSSKTVKVMQNLDCISERIISLAFDVISYILESGPGWRVVSPHFSSLLDNAIFPALVLNQKSGMRMLRSTYGRISLLILMKFPDGLKTYLLQGKVQLVYLVLLQCRRSLKLTNIKEGDIMHEAPAGVGLGKGHGPRIATATTKRKKADKSKGKQQESSIGELLVIPFLSKFPMPYHGDKASSKIVHNYYGVLMAYGGLPDFLRERNSEYTTTLVRNRVLPLYSSCPFVPYLVATANWIIGELASCLPQAMSSDVYDSLIKALTMPDINGINCYPVRASAAGAIIRLLENEYVPPDWLSVLEVVVNQIANGEKNESSFLFHLLGTAVEAGQNIISAHIPMLISSVVGAIVNHIPPIPDPWPQVVERGFAALAAITKTWEASSASEALEHDDRKWESAQAVIARTFATLLYQAWAVSVQSIDSADRSTSPPLSCLDDASTLLGLILKSATKKNEIEELKIPELLALWSDLISDWHGWEEMEDLAVFDCIQEAVNLQRRCDSTNFLLTRISSRVSPGVDQSIIEGVSAFVTKGIMAYPSATWRACSCVHELLHVPSFSFQMQCVKQSIITSFTQAAFSHFKDLRNKPTGLWKPLLLVISSCYILCPEIVEQVLDRDEDNGFMIVACGLAHVSSRSFDSGISSVSEIKLAVITLEKFVERLVAFPLEDGNKVLQDCLVSLMEAFLHLKEVEEKEAEESDSEVIDDEYSDEEISDNEDSEDDDLEETQEEFLDRYAKAADELSEVVAGDIEDGVQDLELGPVDEIDVREEVLSLIRRHHQVLLKGQVLSSGLIQQMLDAFPECTPLLQVH
- the LOC135633656 gene encoding uncharacterized protein LOC135633656 isoform X3, encoding MDTLIPEICRLLNDTLSPEKAVLASATDGLDRLSRFPHFPLSLLAVATGGDSQGLRLAAAAYLKNFVRSCMDDDPQSLELQRFRNQLAQALLQAEPAVLKVLVEVFRLIVVKNFVKENTWPELVPELTSVIQRSNLIIQDKNAQWSTLNALTVLQTILRPFQYFLNPKVRNESVPVQLEIIAQEILVPLQATFHDFVNKTLSFQDPFQDQVQSKLEEIILIICKCMYFSVRSYMPSALGPILPSFCHDLFRILDSLSLDGASDDGSLLRLKIAKRGLIIFSALVTRHRKHVDRLIPSVVDCAFKIAKQSGNICSSKTVKVMQNLDCISERIISLAFDVISYILESGPGWRVVSPHFSSLLDNAIFPALVLNQKDILEWDEDAEEYIRKNLPSDIDEISGWAEDLFTARKSAISLLSVIAMSKGPRIATATTKRKKADKSKGKQQESSIGELLVIPFLSKFPMPYHGDKASSKIVHNYYGVLMAYGGLPDFLRERNSEYTTTLVRNRVLPLYSSCPFVPYLVATANWIIGELASCLPQAMSSDVYDSLIKALTMPDINGINCYPVRASAAGAIIRLLENEYVPPDWLSVLEVVVNQIANGEKNESSFLFHLLGTAVEAGQNIISAHIPMLISSVVGAIVNHIPPIPDPWPQVVERGFAALAAITKTWEASSASEALEHDDRKWESAQAVIARTFATLLYQAWAVSVQSIDSADRSTSPPLSCLDDASTLLGLILKSATKKNEIEELKIPELLALWSDLISDWHGWEEMEDLAVFDCIQEAVNLQRRCDSTNFLLTRISSRVSPGVDQSIIEGVSAFVTKGIMAYPSATWRACSCVHELLHVPSFSFQMQCVKQSIITSFTQAAFSHFKDLRNKPTGLWKPLLLVISSCYILCPEIVEQVLDRDEDNGFMIVACGLAHVSSRSFDSGISSVSEIKLAVITLEKFVERLVAFPLEDGNKVLQDCLVSLMEAFLHLKEVEEKEAEESDSEVIDDEYSDEEISDNEDSEDDDLEETQEEFLDRYAKAADELSEVVAGDIEDGVQDLELGPVDEIDVREEVLSLIRRHHQVLLKGQVLSSGLIQQMLDAFPECTPLLQVH
- the LOC135633656 gene encoding uncharacterized protein LOC135633656 isoform X4 produces the protein MDTLIPEICRLLNDTLSPEKAVLASATDGLDRLSRFPHFPLSLLAVATGGDSQGLRLAAAAYLKNFVRSCMDDDPQSLELQRFRNQLAQALLQAEPAVLKVLVEVFRLIVVKNFVKENTWPELVPELTSVIQRSNLIIQDKNAQWSTLNALTVLQTILRPFQYFLNPKVRNESVPVQLEIIAQEILVPLQATFHDFVNKTLSFQDPFQDQVQSKLEEIILIICKCMYFSVRSYMPSALGPILPSFCHDLFRILDSLSLDGASDDGSLLRLKIAKRGLIIFSALVTRHRKHVDRLIPSVVDCAFKIAKQSGNICNLDCISERIISLAFDVISYILESGPGWRVVSPHFSSLLDNAIFPALVLNQKDILEWDEDAEEYIRKNLPSDIDEISGWAEDLFTARKSAISLLSVIAMSKGPRIATATTKRKKADKSKGKQQESSIGELLVIPFLSKFPMPYHGDKASSKIVHNYYGVLMAYGGLPDFLRERNSEYTTTLVRNRVLPLYSSCPFVPYLVATANWIIGELASCLPQAMSSDVYDSLIKALTMPDINGINCYPVRASAAGAIIRLLENEYVPPDWLSVLEVVVNQIANGEKNESSFLFHLLGTAVEAGQNIISAHIPMLISSVVGAIVNHIPPIPDPWPQVVERGFAALAAITKTWEASSASEALEHDDRKWESAQAVIARTFATLLYQAWAVSVQSIDSADRSTSPPLSCLDDASTLLGLILKSATKKNEIEELKIPELLALWSDLISDWHGWEEMEDLAVFDCIQEAVNLQRRCDSTNFLLTRISSRVSPGVDQSIIEGVSAFVTKGIMAYPSATWRACSCVHELLHVPSFSFQMQCVKQSIITSFTQAAFSHFKDLRNKPTGLWKPLLLVISSCYILCPEIVEQVLDRDEDNGFMIVACGLAHVSSRSFDSGISSVSEIKLAVITLEKFVERLVAFPLEDGNKVLQDCLVSLMEAFLHLKEVEEKEAEESDSEVIDDEYSDEEISDNEDSEDDDLEETQEEFLDRYAKAADELSEVVAGDIEDGVQDLELGPVDEIDVREEVLSLIRRHHQVLLKGQVLSSGLIQQMLDAFPECTPLLQVH